One window from the genome of Magnolia sinica isolate HGM2019 chromosome 4, MsV1, whole genome shotgun sequence encodes:
- the LOC131243773 gene encoding pumilio homolog 2-like isoform X2 yields MVTESPLKMLSEMGMRTMLGSNDGSYGEDLGTELELLLQEQRRQEASDRERELNLYRSGSAPPTVEGSLTAVGSLFGHGSGDAVADFPGSKNSSTNGFLSEEELRSDPAYLSYYYAHVKLNPRLPPPVLSKEDMRFAQRLQAGGTAYGGIGDRRKVNRVEDGGSKSLFSLQPGFNSQKDESEIESRKPQRSSEWLERGGDGLIGLSGLGLGSRQKSLADIFQDDLGHQTPITGHPSRPASRNTFDDGVETFSSAEAQLSHLHHEMTSGANVQSMAGVQSIGVSASNAFASALGTSLSRSATPDPQLVARAPSPRLPPVGERYSATDKNGINGSSSFSASTSITESADLVAALSGVNLSANGGMDEENNLQSQIQHEIDDHRNFLFDLQGVQNHIKQHSYLKKSGSGHSHLPSIPQPVKPSYPDFSKSNGAFMDQNHSSFMVEGQADFHKPTVSSVNSYVKEPTPVGTGSGGSHYQNVDNINAAFASYGLGGYSISPALPSMMANHLGTGNLPPLFENAAAASAIAAPGMDTRALGGGLPTGINLTGATEVQNLNRMGNHAAAAALQVPLMDPLYVQYLRSAEYAAQAAAGFNDPSMDRNYVGSSYADLLQKAYLGALLSPQKSQYGLPYLNKSSALNHGYFGNPTFGLGMSYPGSPLSSPVIPASPLPGSPIRHNERNIRFPSGMRNLAGGVMGSWHPDAGGNLDEGFASSLLEEFKSNKTKCFELSEIAGHVVEFSADQYGSRFIQQKLETATMEEKNMVFEEIFPQALTLMTDVFGNYVIQKFFEHGSATQRRELANQLTGHVLTLSLQMYGCRVIQKAIEVVDLDQQTKMVQELDGHVMRCVRDQNGNHVIQKCIECIPQDAIHFIISSFYDQVVTLSTHPYGCRVIQRVLEHCDDPKTQRIMMDEILQCVCMLAQDQYGNYVIQHVLERGKSHERSSIIKKLAGQIVQMSQQKFASNVVEKCLTFGGPMERQILVNEMLGSTDENEPLQAMMKDQFANYVVQKVLETCDDQQRELILSRIKVHLNALKKYTYGKHIVARVEKLVAAGERRIGVQSAYLS; encoded by the exons ATGGTCACTGAGAGTCCTTTGAAGATGTTATCGGAGATGGGAATGCGGACAAtgcttggaagcaatgatggatCTTATGGTGAAGATTTGGGGACGGAGCTGGAATTGTTGCTCCAAGAGCAACGGCGACAAGAGGCAAGCGACCGCGAGCGGGAGCTGAATCTCTACAGGAGTGGTTCTGCTCCACCAACTGTTGAAGGATCTTTAACTGCTGTTGGAAGTCTGTTTGGCCATGGCAGTGGTGATGCTGTGGCTGACTTCCCTGGAAGTAAAAACAGCAGCACCAATGGATTCTTGTCAGAAGAAGAGCTGCGGTCCGATCCGGCCTATTTGTCTTACTACTATGCCCATGTGAAACTGAACCCTCGGCTCCCACCACCGGTATTGTCAAAGGAAGACATGCGGTTTGCACAGCGATTGCAGGCCGGGGGGACGGCGTACGGAGGGATAGGAGATAGGAGGAAGGTGAATCGTGTGGAGGATGGGGGCAGCAAGTCGCTGTTCTCATTGCAACCAGGATTTAATTCGCAGAAAGATGAATCTGAGATCGAGTCAAGGAAACCGCAGAGATCATCGGAGTGGTTAGAGAGGGGGGGCGATGGGTTAATTGGTTTGTCAGGGTTGGGACTTGggagcagacagaagagccttGCTGACATCTTTCAG GATGATCTGGGGCACCAAACCCCAATCACAGGGCATCCATCTCGTCCAGCAAGTCGCAATACCTTCGATGATGGTGTCGAAACATTTAGTTCTGCTGAAGCTCAGCTTTCTCATTTACATCACGAAATGACGTCTGGTGCAAATGTTCAAAGTATGGCTGGGGTCCAAAGTATTGGAGTGTCTGCTTCTAATGCTTTTGCATCTGCGTTAGGCACATCTCTATCGAGAAGTGCCACTCCTGATCCTCAGCTTGTTGCTAGGGCTCCTAGTCCTCGTCTTCCACCTGTGGGAGAGAGGTATAGTGCTACAGACAAGAATGGTATCAATGGTTCAAGCTCATTTAGTGCCTCAACTAGTATCACCGAATCTGCAGATCTAGTAGCTGCTTTATCAGGCGTGAACCTGTCAGCAAATGGTGGGATGGATGAAGAAAATAATTTGCAGTCACAGATTCAACATGAAATTGATGATCACCGTAATTTCCTTTTTGATCTGCAAGGTGTTCAGAACCACATTAAGCAACATTCATACCTGAAAAAATCTGGATCAGGGCATTCGCATCTGCCTTCTATTCCTCAGCCAGTGAAACCATCATATCCTGATTTTAGCAAAAGCAACGGAGCTTTCATGGACCAAAACCATTCTTCATTCATGGTTGAAGGGCAAGCCGACTTTCACAAGCCCACTGTTTCTTCTGTTAACTCGTATGTAAAGGAACCTACGCCTGTTGGTACTGGTTCAGGAGGTTCTCATTATCAGAATGTAGACAACATAAATGCAGCATTTGCAAGCTATGGTCTGGGTGGGTATTCCATCAGTCCAGCGTTGCCATCCATGATGGCCAATCATCTCGGCACTGGAAATTTGCCTCCTTTGTTTGAAAATGCTGCTGCAGCATCTGCTATTGCGGCCCCTGGAATGGACACTAGAGCACTGGGAGGAGGGTTGCCTACAGGAATTAATTTAACTGGAGCAACAGAAGTGCAAAATCTCAATAGAATGGGCAatcatgcagcagcagcagctcttCAGGTGCCCCTCATGGATCCATTGTATGTTCAGTACTTGAGATCGGCTGAATATGCAGCTCAGGCGGCAGCTGGCTTTAATGATCCTTCTATGGATAGGAACTATGTGGGCAGTTCTTATGCAGACTTACTTCAAAAAGCTTACCTTGGGGCTCTGCTTTCACCACAGAAATCACAGTATGGTTTACCCTATCTCAATAAATCCAGTGCTTTGAATCATGGTTACTTTGGAAATCCTACTTTTGGTCTTGGCATGTCATATCCAGGAAGCCCCCTGTCTAGTCCTGTCATTCCTGCATCTCCTTTACCTGGTAGTCCTATTAGGCACAATGAACGGAACATACGCTTTCCTTCCGGTATGAGAAACTTAGCTGGAGGTGTCATGGGTTCTTGGCATCCAGATGCTGGTGGTAATTTGGATGAAGGTTTTGCTTCGTCGCTGCTGGAGGAATTTAAAAGCAATAAGACCAAATGTTTTGAACTATCCGAGATTGCTGGTCATGTTGTTGAGTTCAG TGCTGACCAGTATGGGAGCCGGTTCATTCAGCAAAAACTTGAAACTGCCACAATGGAAGAGAAAAACATGGTTTTTGAAGAAATCTTTCCTCAAGCTCTTACCTTGATGACTGATGTGTTTGGAAATTATGTTATCCAGAAG TTTTTCGAGCATGGAAGTGCAACCCAGAGACGAGAACTGGCCAATCAGCTCACTGGGCATGTATTGACACTTAGCCTTCAAATGTATGGCTGTCGAGTGATCCAGAAG GCAATAGAAGTTGTTGATTTGGACCAGCAGACTAAAATGGTTCAAGAGCTTGATGGTCATGTCATGCGGTGTGTACGTGATCAAAATGGGAACCATGTCATCCAAAAGTGTATTGAATGCATCCCTCAAGATGCAATTCATTTTATCATATCCTCATTCTATGACCAAGTTGTGACGTTGTCCACCCATCCATATGGCTGTCGTGTCATACAG AGAGTGTTGGAGCACTGTGATGATCCAAAAACCCAGCGTATCATGATGGATGAGATTTTGCAATGCGTTTGCATGTTGGCGCAGGACCAGTATGGAAACTATGTTATTCAG CATGTACTGGAGCGTGGAAAATCACACGAACGTTCTTCTATAATCAAGAAATTAGCTGGACAGATAGTTCAGATGAGCCAACAGAAATTTGCATCAAATGTTGTTGAGAAGTGTTTAACTTTTGGCGGTCCTATGGAACGTCAGATTTTGGTAAATGAGATGCTTGGCTCCACTGATGAAAATGAGCCTCTTCAG
- the LOC131243773 gene encoding pumilio homolog 2-like isoform X1 produces the protein MVTESPLKMLSEMGMRTMLGSNDGSYGEDLGTELELLLQEQRRQEASDRERELNLYRSGSAPPTVEGSLTAVGSLFGHGSGDAVADFPGSKNSSTNGFLSEEELRSDPAYLSYYYAHVKLNPRLPPPVLSKEDMRFAQRLQAGGTAYGGIGDRRKVNRVEDGGSKSLFSLQPGFNSQKDESEIESRKPQRSSEWLERGGDGLIGLSGLGLGSRQKSLADIFQDDLGHQTPITGHPSRPASRNTFDDGVETFSSAEAQLSHLHHEMTSGANVQSMAGVQSIGVSASNAFASALGTSLSRSATPDPQLVARAPSPRLPPVGERYSATDKNGINGSSSFSASTSITESADLVAALSGVNLSANGGMDEENNLQSQIQHEIDDHRNFLFDLQGVQNHIKQHSYLKKSGSGHSHLPSIPQPVKPSYPDFSKSNGAFMDQNHSSFMVEGQADFHKPTVSSVNSYVKEPTPVGTGSGGSHYQNVDNINAAFASYGLGGYSISPALPSMMANHLGTGNLPPLFENAAAASAIAAPGMDTRALGGGLPTGINLTGATEVQNLNRMGNHAAAAALQVPLMDPLYVQYLRSAEYAAQAAAGFNDPSMDRNYVGSSYADLLQKAYLGALLSPQKSQYGLPYLNKSSALNHGYFGNPTFGLGMSYPGSPLSSPVIPASPLPGSPIRHNERNIRFPSGMRNLAGGVMGSWHPDAGGNLDEGFASSLLEEFKSNKTKCFELSEIAGHVVEFSADQYGSRFIQQKLETATMEEKNMVFEEIFPQALTLMTDVFGNYVIQKFFEHGSATQRRELANQLTGHVLTLSLQMYGCRVIQKAIEVVDLDQQTKMVQELDGHVMRCVRDQNGNHVIQKCIECIPQDAIHFIISSFYDQVVTLSTHPYGCRVIQRVLEHCDDPKTQRIMMDEILQCVCMLAQDQYGNYVIQHVLERGKSHERSSIIKKLAGQIVQMSQQKFASNVVEKCLTFGGPMERQILVNEMLGSTDENEPLQAMMKDQFANYLYFQYLLAHLFPYISCQAMMKDQFANYVVQKVLETCDDQQRELILSRIKVHLNALKKYTYGKHIVARVEKLVAAGERRIGVQSAYLS, from the exons ATGGTCACTGAGAGTCCTTTGAAGATGTTATCGGAGATGGGAATGCGGACAAtgcttggaagcaatgatggatCTTATGGTGAAGATTTGGGGACGGAGCTGGAATTGTTGCTCCAAGAGCAACGGCGACAAGAGGCAAGCGACCGCGAGCGGGAGCTGAATCTCTACAGGAGTGGTTCTGCTCCACCAACTGTTGAAGGATCTTTAACTGCTGTTGGAAGTCTGTTTGGCCATGGCAGTGGTGATGCTGTGGCTGACTTCCCTGGAAGTAAAAACAGCAGCACCAATGGATTCTTGTCAGAAGAAGAGCTGCGGTCCGATCCGGCCTATTTGTCTTACTACTATGCCCATGTGAAACTGAACCCTCGGCTCCCACCACCGGTATTGTCAAAGGAAGACATGCGGTTTGCACAGCGATTGCAGGCCGGGGGGACGGCGTACGGAGGGATAGGAGATAGGAGGAAGGTGAATCGTGTGGAGGATGGGGGCAGCAAGTCGCTGTTCTCATTGCAACCAGGATTTAATTCGCAGAAAGATGAATCTGAGATCGAGTCAAGGAAACCGCAGAGATCATCGGAGTGGTTAGAGAGGGGGGGCGATGGGTTAATTGGTTTGTCAGGGTTGGGACTTGggagcagacagaagagccttGCTGACATCTTTCAG GATGATCTGGGGCACCAAACCCCAATCACAGGGCATCCATCTCGTCCAGCAAGTCGCAATACCTTCGATGATGGTGTCGAAACATTTAGTTCTGCTGAAGCTCAGCTTTCTCATTTACATCACGAAATGACGTCTGGTGCAAATGTTCAAAGTATGGCTGGGGTCCAAAGTATTGGAGTGTCTGCTTCTAATGCTTTTGCATCTGCGTTAGGCACATCTCTATCGAGAAGTGCCACTCCTGATCCTCAGCTTGTTGCTAGGGCTCCTAGTCCTCGTCTTCCACCTGTGGGAGAGAGGTATAGTGCTACAGACAAGAATGGTATCAATGGTTCAAGCTCATTTAGTGCCTCAACTAGTATCACCGAATCTGCAGATCTAGTAGCTGCTTTATCAGGCGTGAACCTGTCAGCAAATGGTGGGATGGATGAAGAAAATAATTTGCAGTCACAGATTCAACATGAAATTGATGATCACCGTAATTTCCTTTTTGATCTGCAAGGTGTTCAGAACCACATTAAGCAACATTCATACCTGAAAAAATCTGGATCAGGGCATTCGCATCTGCCTTCTATTCCTCAGCCAGTGAAACCATCATATCCTGATTTTAGCAAAAGCAACGGAGCTTTCATGGACCAAAACCATTCTTCATTCATGGTTGAAGGGCAAGCCGACTTTCACAAGCCCACTGTTTCTTCTGTTAACTCGTATGTAAAGGAACCTACGCCTGTTGGTACTGGTTCAGGAGGTTCTCATTATCAGAATGTAGACAACATAAATGCAGCATTTGCAAGCTATGGTCTGGGTGGGTATTCCATCAGTCCAGCGTTGCCATCCATGATGGCCAATCATCTCGGCACTGGAAATTTGCCTCCTTTGTTTGAAAATGCTGCTGCAGCATCTGCTATTGCGGCCCCTGGAATGGACACTAGAGCACTGGGAGGAGGGTTGCCTACAGGAATTAATTTAACTGGAGCAACAGAAGTGCAAAATCTCAATAGAATGGGCAatcatgcagcagcagcagctcttCAGGTGCCCCTCATGGATCCATTGTATGTTCAGTACTTGAGATCGGCTGAATATGCAGCTCAGGCGGCAGCTGGCTTTAATGATCCTTCTATGGATAGGAACTATGTGGGCAGTTCTTATGCAGACTTACTTCAAAAAGCTTACCTTGGGGCTCTGCTTTCACCACAGAAATCACAGTATGGTTTACCCTATCTCAATAAATCCAGTGCTTTGAATCATGGTTACTTTGGAAATCCTACTTTTGGTCTTGGCATGTCATATCCAGGAAGCCCCCTGTCTAGTCCTGTCATTCCTGCATCTCCTTTACCTGGTAGTCCTATTAGGCACAATGAACGGAACATACGCTTTCCTTCCGGTATGAGAAACTTAGCTGGAGGTGTCATGGGTTCTTGGCATCCAGATGCTGGTGGTAATTTGGATGAAGGTTTTGCTTCGTCGCTGCTGGAGGAATTTAAAAGCAATAAGACCAAATGTTTTGAACTATCCGAGATTGCTGGTCATGTTGTTGAGTTCAG TGCTGACCAGTATGGGAGCCGGTTCATTCAGCAAAAACTTGAAACTGCCACAATGGAAGAGAAAAACATGGTTTTTGAAGAAATCTTTCCTCAAGCTCTTACCTTGATGACTGATGTGTTTGGAAATTATGTTATCCAGAAG TTTTTCGAGCATGGAAGTGCAACCCAGAGACGAGAACTGGCCAATCAGCTCACTGGGCATGTATTGACACTTAGCCTTCAAATGTATGGCTGTCGAGTGATCCAGAAG GCAATAGAAGTTGTTGATTTGGACCAGCAGACTAAAATGGTTCAAGAGCTTGATGGTCATGTCATGCGGTGTGTACGTGATCAAAATGGGAACCATGTCATCCAAAAGTGTATTGAATGCATCCCTCAAGATGCAATTCATTTTATCATATCCTCATTCTATGACCAAGTTGTGACGTTGTCCACCCATCCATATGGCTGTCGTGTCATACAG AGAGTGTTGGAGCACTGTGATGATCCAAAAACCCAGCGTATCATGATGGATGAGATTTTGCAATGCGTTTGCATGTTGGCGCAGGACCAGTATGGAAACTATGTTATTCAG CATGTACTGGAGCGTGGAAAATCACACGAACGTTCTTCTATAATCAAGAAATTAGCTGGACAGATAGTTCAGATGAGCCAACAGAAATTTGCATCAAATGTTGTTGAGAAGTGTTTAACTTTTGGCGGTCCTATGGAACGTCAGATTTTGGTAAATGAGATGCTTGGCTCCACTGATGAAAATGAGCCTCTTCAG